Genomic segment of Parafrankia irregularis:
GGCGGCTGGTGACCGCCGGTGGGTCTTGTTCGTGGATCGACGTGGCCAGCCCACTGGAAGATCCTGAGTAGCTCGTCGTCGGACGCGGTCGGCTTTCTTTTCCTCCGTTTACCTGTCGTTCGACTGACGCTCCTGCGTTCGAGTTCGTCTTCTCCTGCATAGTTCGCCGAACAAGTTCCTTGTCTGAAGGGGGGCGGATGGAGCTCGGCGTCAAGACCGACGGCTCACGCTCAGGGGAGAACACGCGCTCGGCCGGGGCCGGGTTCGCCGTGGCCCTGCTGGCAGGCGCGGCGGTCGCGCTCTCGTTGGGCGTGTACGCGAAGGCCCACGACCCGGCGGCGCGTCCGTTGTTCACACTCGGCTTCTCCGGAATGCTTCCGATGAAGGCCTGGCTCACCACCGCCGCGGCGGTGCTGCTTCTCGTGCAGCTCACGACCGCACTGTGGATGTGGGGGCGGCTTCCCGGCGCCGGCAGTGCTCCGGCCTGGGCGGCCCCGACG
This window contains:
- a CDS encoding DUF6529 family protein produces the protein MELGVKTDGSRSGENTRSAGAGFAVALLAGAAVALSLGVYAKAHDPAARPLFTLGFSGMLPMKAWLTTAAAVLLLVQLTTALWMWGRLPGAGSAPAWAAPTHRWSGTLAFVLTLPVALHCIWALGFASDETRTLVHSLVGCGFYGAYAAKMLGLRTRRLPGWALPVLGSAVLLCLLVLWLSASLWFFTRPDIPKF